The segment CTCCTCGGCGATGCGTTGGAGGTTCTTCGTCCGCGTGATCCGGCTGACGCCCTGGCGCTTCGACCGGCGACCCGCCTTGTGACGCTGCTTGCGTGCGGTCCCCTTGCGGACGCTGACCCGGGCGACGACGACGCCCTGTTTGGCCTTGTAACCGAGTTCGCGGGCCTTGTCCAGCCGCGTGGGGCGCTCGATGCGTTCGATCGCGCCCTCCTCGCGCCACTGCTGTTTTCGTCGCCACTGTAGCTCGCCGAGGTCCCCGTCGCCGGGGTCCTTCCACGCGTCGCGAATGTGTGAGTAGAAGCTTCGTGCCATGTGTATCACCACGGGCGTTGGGTGGTTCAGCCACGCGGATCGTCGTCGAGCCGCCGGCCACATTCCGTCCTGCGTCCGCGGCAGGTGCCCGCTGGTGCCCGTTCGCCAGCGAGTGGCCGGTTCTACCGCCGAGTCGCGGTTAAGCCCTTCGATCAGCGCCCGCGCTCGCTCTCGATGACTGCGGTCTCGAGCCAGCCCGTGAGGATCTCCGCCAGCACCGTCGCGAAGCCGCTCGACTCGCTCCAGATCGCCGCCTCCTCCTCGTGGCCGGTGCCGGCCTCCCCGTGGACGCTCAGGAGTACCGCGGCGTCGTCGGCGACCAACATCCGGGCGGCACGCTCGTTTCGCAGGCTCTCGGGGGGTGCATGGACCGTAATCACGCCCCCCTCGAACGGTCGCCGGACGTCGGGGTCCTCGCTCACGACGACGACCTCGACGCCGCCGTCGGCCGCCGCGAACAGCCGTTCGCGGATCGTCTCGGTGAGCAGCGTCGCGTTCGCCGCCCCGAAGACGATCGTCTCGTTCGCACCCTCGAGGAGGTGCTCGATCCGGTCGTCGACGTGCTCGGTCCCGTTGACCGACCAGATGTCCTCGCGTTCCTCGCCGGCCTCGTTGCGGTCGCGCACCGACTCGAGGAACTCGAACGCCTGGGAGCGTTCGCGCTCGAAGCGTTCCTCGAGCAGCCGTTCGGCCTCCTCCAGGCTGACGGGACGGTACTGCATCGGCGTCGAGTGCTGTACCTCGACCAGCCCCCGCTCCGCCAGGCTCTCGGCCGCCCCGTAGACCTGGGACCGAGGGATCTCCGAGACGCGATAGACGTCACGGGCGGTCCCCGTGCCCAGCGTCTGGAGTGCGATGAACACCTTCGCCTCGTAGTTCGAGAGCCCGAGTCGTTCCAGCGCGTCGACGGCTGCCGTTTCGTCGGTCGTCATTGAAGTCGTCCGTTCCGAGTACGGAGACCGTAGGTGTAAAAGGACGTTCCGGTTCGCCGCCTCGTTCGCCCCGGAGGATCGGCACGACCGGCGGTACGCCTACGTCGACGCGTGGATCCCCCCGCGGTGGGATCGCAGTCGAGACGAACGCCGCCGCCGTCTCCGGATCGAGGTGATGGCCGCCCGCACGACGCCAGCAGGGATCGGCGGCCCCGGATCGACGAGTCACTCGCGACGTGGCCCGAGGCGATGCTCGGCGAGCCCGTCGGGGGATCGTCGAACGCGAACGCCGGGTGTCCGTCCCGCCCGTGTCGGTCGGCCGATCCCCGCCCTCGTTCTCGCGAGATCGGCCGAGGTTCGATTTTCTATCGTCACATGTGATTTACGGGACTCTCACGCGGGGCTTTTATCGCCGCTCGCCCTATCGGGGCCAATGGCACGGAACGTCGCGAGCGTGATGCGGGAACTCGATCCCGAGGACTTCCATCTGCTCTCGGGCGTCGAGCACGGCATGCGTTTCAGCGAGTGGGTCAACCGGGGGAAGCTCACCGAGTTCTCGCGGCTGACGAGCGAGGAGGTCGACTACCGGCTGAACCGCTGTCTCGACCGCGAACTAGTGGAGCGAAAGACCATCCAGTACGAGGGGATCCGTCTCCGGATGGACGGCTACGACGCGCTCGCGCTTCGAACGTTCGCCGAGCGCGACACCATCGAGGGGTTCGGCGCACCCCTCGGAGTGGGCAAGGAGAGCGACGTCTTCGAGGTGCAGTCCTACCGGCCGATGGCCCTGAAGTTCCACCGGGAGGGCTACACCAACTTCCGGGAGGTCCGCCGCGAGCGCGACTACACCTCCGATAAGGAGCACCTCTCGTGGTTCTACACGGCCCGCAAGGCCGCCGAGCGCGAGTACGAGGCGCTTGAGGCGCTCTATCCCGACGTGTCGGTCCCCAGACCGGAGGACCAGAACCGCCACGCGCTGATCATGGAGAAGATCCCCGACGCCGAACTCTCGCGGACGAAGCTCACCGACGAGCAGGTCCGGCCGGTGCTCGACATGATCCTTCGCGAACTCGCCGCGGCCTACGAGACCGGCTACGTCCACGCCGACATGAGCCAGTACAACGTCTTCGTCGGCGAGGAGGGGGTCACCGTCTTCGACTGGCCGCAGGCGGTCCCCGCGGATCACGAGAACGCAGAGGAGTTCCTCGCGCGCGACGTTCGTAACCTGTTCGGCTACTTCGAGCGCAAGTACCCGGGTCAGATACCCGAGATCGATCAGCGTGCACTCGTTTCCGCCGTCCGCGAGGGATCGTTCGACTCGATCGAGGACCTCAGAGAATAAACCGGATACTGCGATATCGAACGGGGCCGCGCGGCCATCGGTGGCCAAGCACCGAACGGTCTTCGGGCCCGCATAAGAGATTTCAAACGCTCGGAACGTACGCGCGACGAGTAGCCGTGATCGATCCGCTGTTGGTCGGCGGGCTGGTCATCGCGTGTTTCGTCGCGTACAACATCGGAGGAGCGACGACCGGACCGGCGTTCGGTCCGGCCGTCGGAGCGGGCGTGATCAGCAAGACCGTCGCCGGAGGGCTGATGTCGGTCTGTTTCTTCCTCGGCGCCTGGACGATCGGACGGCGGGTCGTCGACACCCTCGGCGAGGAACTCGTTCGGGATCCGGCGGTCTTCACGCTACCGGCCAGCATCGTCGTCCTCTTCTTCATCGGTGGCGCGTTGCTGATCGGCAACGTCTCGGGCGCCCCCGCGTCGACGTCGATGACCGCCGTCGGGGCGATCGCGGGGCTGGGTCTCGCGACCGGCGAGCTCGATTCGGCGGTGATCGGCGAGATCCTCGCCTGGTGGATCATCTCCCCTGTGATCGGATTCTGGATGGCGGTGGTGATCGGCCGATACGCCTACGGGACGATCGATCGGCTGATCGCGATCGAGCGAAGCGAGGGGCCGCTGGTGACCGTGGAGGGCTCCGGCCCCCTTCCGCGTCCGGCTCCCGGTCCGAACACGACGCGACGCGAGCTCATCGGCACCGTCGTCGTCGTGGGCATCGGCTGTCTGATGGCGTTCAGCTCGGGGGCGAGCAACGTCGCGAACGCGATCGCGCCGCTCGTCGGCAGCGGTGCGGTCGGAATGAACCCCGGGATTGTGATCGGCTCGGTCGCCGTCGCGGCGGGCGCGCTCACCATCGCTCGACGGACGATGGAGACGCTCGGCAACGACATCACCGACCTCCCGCTGACCGCGGCGATCGTCGTCGCCGTGTTGAGTTCGACGATCGTGATCGTGCTGTCGGCGATCGGCATCCCGGCGAGCTTCGTCATCATCGCGACCGTCTGTATCGTCGGTCTGGGATGGGGACGCTCGACCCGGCAGGTCCCGATCGCCGCCGCCGTCCACGGCAACGCCTCGCCACGGGTGTCGGTCGGCGCGCTCACGGCCGACGGCGCGCCGACCGTCGGAGAGCCGGAACCGGGAGAGTCGACCGATGACGTCGCCGCCGACGGCGACGGGGATCCGCCGCCGCGCTCCGAGCTCTTCGACCCGGCGACGACCGTTCGGGTGATCGTCATGCAGAACGTCGTCCCGATTCTCGCCACGATCGGCTCGTATCTCGCGTTCGTCCTGGTCGGGCCGGTATAGCGACTTCGAGGAGTTGTGCCTTTGTACGATCGGTTCGAATCCCCGGACGAACGATGACGATTCGGCTCAGGGGTCGTCAGACGCAGTTCTACATCGATCTGGTCTACGGCGTCGCGTTCAGCGTCGGGTTCGGCTATCTCCTCTTCCTCGGCATGGACCCGCGCGTAGCCGCCTTCGAGGGAGGGCTCGTCCTCGGCTACTTCCTCCGTGTCTGGGAGAACATGAGCATCTACGAGCAGGTCCTCGAGGAGGAGGTGGCCGGAGAGGCCGAGGAAGCCGTCGCCGCTGAGGTCGAAGAACAGGTCCCCGCGGAGGCCGAACAGCAGGTCTCGACGGAGGTCGAGGACCGGATCGGTGACGTCGACGAGCGGATCGATCGAGAGATCGAAGCGCAGGTCTCCGATCGGGTGGAGGACCTCGAGGAGTGACCCCTCACGGACCGCCCGACGGCCGTGATCGCGACTGCGACCGCGAGCGGGTCCCGGCACCGAACGGCCCGCGTTACACTGAAGACGGACCCGACACTCGCGGGTTCGAGTGACCTAAGCCGCTTCAACGGTCGATTTGGCGGGTTCGAGAGACGTGTCGGCGGCATCGAACGGGAGTGCCGGGATCCTCACCGGATCGAACGAGACACGTCCATGGACGACGCGATCTCGACGGCTTCGTTCACTCGGCTCTCTCGTTCTTTTCTATCTCCGTGATGATCACGTCCCAGTCCGGATGTTCGCCACCGTTCCGGCATTCCCATCCCCCTTCGACGTCGATACCGTTGTCATACGCCCGAAGAAGGAGCGATTTCAGTTCGTCGTTTAGTTCCGCCCGAGTCGTGGGCGACGTCTCGGTGGTGGTCATCGGAGAGGGACGCCCTCGTTGCGGTCGTGTTCCGACGGAGCGATCGTGACGAGACCGTAGCTGTAGACGATTATCTCGTACCCCTCTACGGTAAACGTGACCGATCGATCGCCGTTCGTCCTGCCCCGAACCTGTACGATCTCGTCGAGCGCGTCAGTGTCTACGGACGCACCGAGCGGGTCCAGTTCGATCGGGTCTATGCCCGTCACTTCCGACAACGACGCAACGACGGCCATGCTTGTGGAGGTCGAGTTCGGATCGTACTCGGCTCGATACGTCGCCGAGTCCCGATGGTACTCCAACGACTCTAACTCGGCACTGGCTAAGCTGGCTGTCATACTGTTCTGCATCACTCTAGCGGCCTGAGTCGGTTTAACGGGAACACTGATTATACAGGAGGTATTAATAGGGAGCCGAGCGTGTCAGTCGAGCCTACTGGCTGATGAGCGTCGCAGCGATGAGTCGCCGATGACCGCGTCTGAGCCGAGACGAAAGCGACTGCTGGGTGATCCCGAGCTCCTCGGCGACGTCTTCGAGCGACGCCTCACGTGGCGAATCGAAGTACCCACGTTCGTAGGCCAACACCAGCGCTTCTCGCTGGGTGTCGGTCAACTCGTATCCCTCTCCCTGTACCGGGAGCAACGCGTGTACGGCGGTGATGTCGATGGAAATGTCGTGCTCCTGGCAGTAGGTTCGAAACTCGCCGATCTCCTCCCGAGTCTCGCTGCGCACCTCGAAGTGCCACCCGTCGTTCGTTCCGATCCCCGAGAGAACGGCGATGTGTGTCTCCTCGAGGGCGCTCAGGATGCCGACGTACTCCCGGTCCCACTTGGCACGCATGAGATACTCGTTCTCGACGCTGTCGATGAGTCGGATGTCCGTCACGCCAGCATGGGCTTCGAAGGACGCTTCGATGTCCTCGGCCTCCGCACCACGGACCCAGAAGAACGGGATTATCAGGGTCTCGTGTGGGATGAGTCGCTCCAGTTCGACCGTCACTTCCGGCAGATTTTCGAAGACGCTCCCCAGCGGAAACTCGTCCGCCGGGCTCGTAAACTCCATCACGGTCGCCATACGAACGGTTCGTCACCGAGACCGATAACCCACGCGGGTGGTGTACCGGGCTCGATCACGACGCGTCCCACCGCAATGGGTGAGGGACGCGGGATGGTGGCTCGTCGTCCGATCCCAGCATACCTGGTGGACCAGGTTCACGGCACACTGTGAGGACGAGCAGGTCTCGTTGGAGGCGTATCGGGTGTCCAATCCGACGAAACCCGACGCCGGTCCGTGGTACGGCTTGACCGAGCCTCATCGAAGAGCGATTCGTCTCGCCGTACGGAAGGGGTACTACGACATCCCGAGAGGCTGTACGACCAAGGAGCTCGCGGACGAACTCGGAATCCCCGATTAGGCCGTAACGGAGCGACTCCGTCGTGCCATCGTGGCGCTCGTCACGCACACACTCGCCCCGTCCGAATCAGGGGCGTGGACCGCCGTCACCCTCGTGCACCATGGCGAATTCTCATAGGGCTGCGAGACACTCGTTGAGTATGGTTCGTAAACCGAAAGTGGAACGATCGGCCTCCGGAGAGTTCGCGTGACGGCCAGTACCACTGAGAGCGGGAGATCGATCCCCCCCGACGTCGTTCTCTCGGCGGTCGCCGACGAACACCGGCGGGCCGTTCTTCGATCACTGAACCAGACCGACCAGAACGAGATGGATGTCGACGCGCTCGCGGATCTGGTCGCCGAACGCGTTCGAAACGGGGAGCCATCGGACGACGACCATCGACGACGCATCCACATCGCACTCCACCACATCCATCTTCCTAAACTGGAGGCGTGTGGGATGATACTCTACGATACCGAAACGAACCAGGTCCGAAACGTCACCGGAGAGCTGAGCCAGAGACTACTGTCGGTGGTCGAGCCGTACGAAGCACGCGAGTGACTTCGTCCGTTAGGCGTCCGCGGGTAGCGACGTCCGTTCCGTCGTCTGCGATTCGATCCGTCGGACGTCATCACCGCGGGATCACCCCTCGGGAGCGCCCGCCCGTGTGATGCTTTCACACTCCTTGCCCTCGAAACCGATGGGTATTCACCCGTCGCGACCCTACCGAATTCCCAATGAGTCGGGATTTTATTGAGGTCCGCGGAGCAGAGGAACATAACCTGAAGGACCTCGACATCGAGATCCCTCGCGAGGCGTTCAACGTCGTCACGGGGCTGTCGGGGTCGGGCAAGTCCTCGCTCGCCTTCCAGACCGTCTACGCCGAGGGCCAACGCCGGTACATCGAGTCGCTCTCCGCGTACGCCCGGAACTTCCTCGGGCAGATGGACAAGCCACAGGTCGAGAGCGTCGAGGGACTCTCGCCAGCGATCTCGATCGACCAGAAGAACGCCGCGAACAACCCCCGATCGACGGTGGGAACCGTCACGGAGCTTCACGACTACCTCCGGCTGCTCTACGCCCGCGTCGGCGTGCCCCACTGCCCGAACTGCGGACGCGAGGTCGGCGAGCAGAGCGCCCAGAACATGGTCCGGCGGATCCTCGAGCTGCCGGAGGGGACGCGCGCGAAGATCGCCGCACCCGTCGTCCGTGACCAGAAGGGCGCGTTCGTCGACCTGTTCGACGAACTCGTGAGCGAAGGCTACTCCCGGGTCGAGGTCGACGGCGAGCCGTTCGACCTCACGGCAGATCGGCCCGACCTCGACGAGAACTACGACCACACGATCGACGTGGTCGTCGACCGCATCAAGGTGAGCGAGGAGGCACGCAGCCGGATCGCCGACAGCGTCGAGACCGCCCTAGAGGAGGCCGACGGCGTCATCAAGGTGATCGTTCCCGACGCGCCCGACGACCTCGAACTCGGTAGCGAGAGCCGATCGACCGGCGACCTCGCGGGCGAGGACGACGGCCGACTGGTCGTCGAGTTCTCCGAGGAGCTGGCCTGTACGCACTGTGGGATCGACCTCCCCGAGATCGAGACGCGAAGCTTCTCGTTCAACAGCCCCCACGGCGCCTGTCCCGAGTGCGAGGGGATCGGCCAGACCAAGGAGGTCACCGAGGAGCGCGTCGTCCGCGACCCCTCCAAGCCGCTGAAGGAGGTCTTCGAGGCCTGGAGCTACAACCGCTCGTACTACCGGACGCGGATCGACGCGGTCGCGAAGCACTTCGGCGTGAGCGTCGACACTCCCTTCGAGGAGCTCGACGAAGAAGTACAAGAGGCCTTCCTCTACGGCACCGATCGCCAGGTGACGTTCGAGCGGAGCACGCGAAACGGCACCCGCCGGAAGAAGAAGCGCTTCGAGGGCGTGATCCCGAACCTCCAGCGTCGGCACGTCGAGACCGACTCCGACTCGACGCGCGAGCACATCGAGAAGTACATGTCGGTGACGGAGTGTCCCGCCTGCGAGGGCACCCGCCTCAAGCCCGAGAGCCGCGCGGTGCTCGTACAGGACACCGCGATCACCGAGGTCAACCGGATGAGCATCGGCGACGCGCTCTCCCATTTCGAGGGAATGGAGGCCGACCTCTCCGAGCGCGACCTGACCATCGCCGAGGAGATCCTCAAGGAGATCCGCGCGCGACTGGGCTTCATGACCGAGGTCGGTCTCGAGTACCTCACGCTCGATCGCGAGGCCTCGACGCTCTCCGGCGGAGAGAGCCAGCGCATCCGCCTCGCCACCCAGGTGGGATCGGGGCTGGTGGGCGTGCTCTACGTGCTCGACGAGCCCTCGATCGGCCTGCACCAGCGCGACAACGACCGCCTGCTGAACACGCTCGAGGGGCTTCGCGACCTGGGTAACACGCTGATCGTCGTCGAGCACGACGAGGAGACGATGCGCCGGGCGGACAACATCGTCGACATGGGGCCCGGTCCCGGGAAGCGCGGCGGCGAGGTCGTCGCCCAGGGGGAGTTCGACGAGATCTGTGCCGCCGAGAACTCCATTACCGGCGACTACCTCTCGGGCCGCAAGGTGATCCCCGTCCCCGAGACGCGCCGCGGCTTCGAGGAGACGCTGACGGTCGAGGGCGCGCGCCAGCACAACCTCAAGGACCTCGACGTCGACGTCCCCATCGGCGCGTTCACCGCGATCACCGGCGTCTCGGGCTCGGGCAAGTCGACGCTGATGTACGACATCCTCTACAA is part of the Halalkalicoccus sp. CG83 genome and harbors:
- a CDS encoding 50S ribosomal protein L15e; this translates as MARSFYSHIRDAWKDPGDGDLGELQWRRKQQWREEGAIERIERPTRLDKARELGYKAKQGVVVARVSVRKGTARKQRHKAGRRSKRQGVSRITRTKNLQRIAEERATRKFRNLRVLNSYGVGQDGSQKWFEVILLDPEHPAIQNDDDLNWICNENQQNRALRGLTGAGKRNRGLGTKGKGTEHTRPSRSSQ
- a CDS encoding TrmB family transcriptional regulator, which translates into the protein MTTDETAAVDALERLGLSNYEAKVFIALQTLGTGTARDVYRVSEIPRSQVYGAAESLAERGLVEVQHSTPMQYRPVSLEEAERLLEERFERERSQAFEFLESVRDRNEAGEEREDIWSVNGTEHVDDRIEHLLEGANETIVFGAANATLLTETIRERLFAAADGGVEVVVVSEDPDVRRPFEGGVITVHAPPESLRNERAARMLVADDAAVLLSVHGEAGTGHEEEAAIWSESSGFATVLAEILTGWLETAVIESERGR
- a CDS encoding serine/threonine-protein kinase RIO2 — encoded protein: MARNVASVMRELDPEDFHLLSGVEHGMRFSEWVNRGKLTEFSRLTSEEVDYRLNRCLDRELVERKTIQYEGIRLRMDGYDALALRTFAERDTIEGFGAPLGVGKESDVFEVQSYRPMALKFHREGYTNFREVRRERDYTSDKEHLSWFYTARKAAEREYEALEALYPDVSVPRPEDQNRHALIMEKIPDAELSRTKLTDEQVRPVLDMILRELAAAYETGYVHADMSQYNVFVGEEGVTVFDWPQAVPADHENAEEFLARDVRNLFGYFERKYPGQIPEIDQRALVSAVREGSFDSIEDLRE
- a CDS encoding inorganic phosphate transporter, with the protein product MIDPLLVGGLVIACFVAYNIGGATTGPAFGPAVGAGVISKTVAGGLMSVCFFLGAWTIGRRVVDTLGEELVRDPAVFTLPASIVVLFFIGGALLIGNVSGAPASTSMTAVGAIAGLGLATGELDSAVIGEILAWWIISPVIGFWMAVVIGRYAYGTIDRLIAIERSEGPLVTVEGSGPLPRPAPGPNTTRRELIGTVVVVGIGCLMAFSSGASNVANAIAPLVGSGAVGMNPGIVIGSVAVAAGALTIARRTMETLGNDITDLPLTAAIVVAVLSSTIVIVLSAIGIPASFVIIATVCIVGLGWGRSTRQVPIAAAVHGNASPRVSVGALTADGAPTVGEPEPGESTDDVAADGDGDPPPRSELFDPATTVRVIVMQNVVPILATIGSYLAFVLVGPV
- a CDS encoding HalOD1 output domain-containing protein, whose translation is MQNSMTASLASAELESLEYHRDSATYRAEYDPNSTSTSMAVVASLSEVTGIDPIELDPLGASVDTDALDEIVQVRGRTNGDRSVTFTVEGYEIIVYSYGLVTIAPSEHDRNEGVPLR
- a CDS encoding helix-turn-helix domain-containing protein — encoded protein: MATVMEFTSPADEFPLGSVFENLPEVTVELERLIPHETLIIPFFWVRGAEAEDIEASFEAHAGVTDIRLIDSVENEYLMRAKWDREYVGILSALEETHIAVLSGIGTNDGWHFEVRSETREEIGEFRTYCQEHDISIDITAVHALLPVQGEGYELTDTQREALVLAYERGYFDSPREASLEDVAEELGITQQSLSSRLRRGHRRLIAATLISQ
- a CDS encoding DUF7344 domain-containing protein, whose product is MTASTTESGRSIPPDVVLSAVADEHRRAVLRSLNQTDQNEMDVDALADLVAERVRNGEPSDDDHRRRIHIALHHIHLPKLEACGMILYDTETNQVRNVTGELSQRLLSVVEPYEARE
- the uvrA gene encoding excinuclease ABC subunit UvrA — encoded protein: MSRDFIEVRGAEEHNLKDLDIEIPREAFNVVTGLSGSGKSSLAFQTVYAEGQRRYIESLSAYARNFLGQMDKPQVESVEGLSPAISIDQKNAANNPRSTVGTVTELHDYLRLLYARVGVPHCPNCGREVGEQSAQNMVRRILELPEGTRAKIAAPVVRDQKGAFVDLFDELVSEGYSRVEVDGEPFDLTADRPDLDENYDHTIDVVVDRIKVSEEARSRIADSVETALEEADGVIKVIVPDAPDDLELGSESRSTGDLAGEDDGRLVVEFSEELACTHCGIDLPEIETRSFSFNSPHGACPECEGIGQTKEVTEERVVRDPSKPLKEVFEAWSYNRSYYRTRIDAVAKHFGVSVDTPFEELDEEVQEAFLYGTDRQVTFERSTRNGTRRKKKRFEGVIPNLQRRHVETDSDSTREHIEKYMSVTECPACEGTRLKPESRAVLVQDTAITEVNRMSIGDALSHFEGMEADLSERDLTIAEEILKEIRARLGFMTEVGLEYLTLDREASTLSGGESQRIRLATQVGSGLVGVLYVLDEPSIGLHQRDNDRLLNTLEGLRDLGNTLIVVEHDEETMRRADNIVDMGPGPGKRGGEVVAQGEFDEICAAENSITGDYLSGRKVIPVPETRRGFEETLTVEGARQHNLKDLDVDVPIGAFTAITGVSGSGKSTLMYDILYKALARRMNDNTSVDPGEHDDITGIEHIEKVRLIDQSPIGRTPRSNPATYTGVFDYIRDLFAETKLAKQRGYEKGRFSFNVKGGRCEECGGQGTVKIEMNFLSDVYVPCEECGGSRYNDETLDVTYKGATIADVLDMSVEEALEFFDHDTRIGSRLQLLSDVGLDYMRLGQPSTTLSGGEAQRIKLAEELGKRDTGDTLYLLDEPTTGLHSEDERKLIDVLQRLVDNGNSVVVVEHELDLVKNADHVIDLGPEGGEKGGEVVAEGTPEELAGIEGSHTGRYLRDLLPAIDLEGPRSDRQEPATVAGDD